From one Mytilus edulis chromosome 1, xbMytEdul2.2, whole genome shotgun sequence genomic stretch:
- the LOC139518165 gene encoding neurensin-1-like produces the protein MSESTESKNFTDDGLAEEEHEILSKTSTVLEEADPEKKKKKSGCPVYFGVKSYLHEFYDPNSSVKDPSIYEEDDDFALLLNPRSRRRRCPPIWLKVCIWSGANLLLFGIVGILVGYTVPRKSMVTKLSEDQNLGYIDHSAVSFNTTLDLCKLVGLILFCSGGIIFAMSLLFPSFLTSYCDDDVSEDSIRIPIADEKTPLSPIEMSIPSTSKVKSVQPNRVAFKDDFPTKDVRFMD, from the coding sequence ATGAGTGAAAGTACAGAATCGAAAAACTTCACTGACGATGGATTAGCTGAGGAAGAGCACGAAATTCTATCAAAAACATCAACTGTTCTTGAAGAAGCCGatcctgaaaaaaagaaaaagaaaagtggATGCCCAGTTTATTTTGGAGTGAAGTCATATTTACACGAATTCTACGATCCCAATTCTTCTGTTAAAGATCCGAGTATATACGAGGAAGATGACGACTTTGCTCTGCTATTAAATCCGAGATCAAGAAGACGGCGATGTCCTCCAATCTGGCTGAAAGTATGTATCTGGAGCGGTGCCAACTTGCTATTGTTTGGCATTGTCGGTATCCTTGTAGGGTATACAGTTCCAAGAAAATCTATGGTAACAAAACTAAGTGAGGACCAAAATTTAGGATATATTGATCACAGTGCTGTATCATTTAATACTACTCTTGATTTATGTAAGCTGGTTGGTTTGATTCTTTTTTGTTCTGGTGGAATTATATTCGCTATGTCGCTTCTATTTCCTAGCTTTTTGACCAGTTATTGCGACGATGACGTCTCTGAAGATTCTATAAGAATACCCATTGCTGATGAAAAAACACCATTGAGCCCGATCGAAATGTCGATCCCCTCAACTTCCAAAGTTAAAAGTGTTCAGCCAAACAGAGTAGCATTTAAAGATGATTTTCCGACAAAAGATGTGCGTTTTATGGATTAA